Proteins found in one Ctenopharyngodon idella isolate HZGC_01 chromosome 16, HZGC01, whole genome shotgun sequence genomic segment:
- the smarcc1a gene encoding SWI/SNF complex subunit SMARCC1 codes for MATAATAAGGTGSGGPSAGQAGAGSSIGRKKDGGPSSKFWESSETVSQLETVRLWIGKHYKKYVQTDSPTSKTLAALVVQLLQFQEDAFGRRVSNPALTKLPAKIFLDFKPGGALCHILGSAYKFKSEQGWRRFDLQNPSRMDRNLEMFMTIEKTLVQNNSLTRPIVYIVSDVEQKQANKLKDIIKRHQGTITEDKSKATHIIYPSPAQLEEEEWLRPVMRKDKQVLVHWGNYPDSYDTWVSTSDVDGDVEDPPSSEKPWRVHAKWVIDTDAFNEWMNEEDYEVDENKKSVSFRQRIFPGEEVSSRTPDRKDRKSLVGGKKRRRSPSPPSTPAESRKKGKKGNPGAQWRRRGHQNDDEQDEDLTKDLEDPSPVPGMEEVTLPKNVNQKKDSENTPVKGGTVADLDDHEDDSVASGGKEDDEQGKTEVNRLIDSEDNVTEQTHHIIIPSYAAWFDYNSIHEIERRALPEFFNGKNKSKTPEIYLAYRNFMIDTYRLNPQEYLTSTSCRRNLTGDVCAVMRVHAFLEQWGLVNYQVDAESRPLPMGPPPTPHFNVLADTPSGLVPLHHRPPQVPPAQQMLNFPEKGKDKPSDLQNFGLRTDIYSKKNPKGKGAAGGRDWTEQETLLLLEALEMYKDDWNKVSEHVGSRTQDECILHFLRLPIEDQYLESSEASLGPLAYQPIPFSQSGNPVMSTVAFLASVVDPRVAAAAAKAALEEFSRVREEVPTELVEAHVKKVQEAARSTGKVDPAFGLESSGIAGTAPEEPEKTEPTEPEKMETDSDSQQPDKAEAKDEAEKPSESAEKPTEAEKEKSETTEKSEPQEEEESEGGEPKTAEKDKEEDMETTEEGKEGEEEQEEGKKKLELDIGEGNIATAAAAALASAATKAKHLAAVEERKIKSLVALLVETQMKKLEIKLRHFEELETIMDREKEALELQRQQLLTERQAFHMEQLKYAEMKARQQMEQQAAAQQNAGGHHGPPPHGPPPGMHPGHPGHPGHPGPGYPPMHHAMGPHHAPQTGPMVGPGQPMPGQPMPGRMMPGPPPVGPPQSGMPPMMGPRHPGPPNGMYPGPPPPTAQPDGMPPGPVGPPAPAPAPPPRAAEN; via the exons ATGGCGACAGCGGCGACTGCAGCGGGCGGAACGGGCTCCGGAGGACCATCGGCCGGCCAAGCGGGAGCCGGTTCCTCAATTGGACGGAAAAAAGACGGAGGGCCGTCTTCCAAATTTTGGGAGAGCTCGGAAACGGTGTCTCAGTTGGAGACAGTTCGGCTGTGGATCGGGAAACATTATAAGAAG tatgtCCAAACCGACTCTCCTACAAGCAAAACTTTGGCTGCGCTGGTGGTGCAGTTGCTGCAGTTTCAGGAGGATGCATTTGGGCGTAGGGTCAGCAATCCTGCCCTTACCAAGCTACCT GCAAAGATCTTTCTGGACTTTAAACCTGGAGGAGCCCTTTGCCACATTCTAGGTTCTGCATACAAGTTCAAAAGCGAGCAGGGCTG GAGGAGGTTTGATCTGCAGAACCCATCCAGAATGGATAGAAATTTGGAGATGTTCATGACTATTGAGAAGACTCTTGTTCAG AACAACTCTTTGACCCGACCAATTGTGTACATTGTGTCTGACGTAGAGCAAAAGCAAGCCAATAAGCtcaaagacatcattaaaagaCATCAG GGAACCATCACTGAAGATAAGTCAAAGGCCACTCATATTATTTACCCCTCCCCAGCCCAGCTGGAAGAAG AGGAATGGCTGCGTCCTGTCATGCGCAAAGACAAGCAGGTGCTGGTTCACTGGGGCAACTACCCTGACAG TTATGACACATGGGTATCAACAAGTGATGTGGATGGAGATGTTGAGGATCCACCAAGTTCTGAGAAACCATGGAGG GTGCATGCTAAATGGGTCATCGACACAGATGCTTTCAATGAGTGGATGAATGAGGAAGATTACGAAGTGGATGAGAACAAGAAGTCTGTGAGTTTCCGCCAGCGGATCTTTCCAGGGGAAGAAGTG TCTTCCCGTACACCCGATCGCAAGGACCGCAAGTCCCTGGTTGGTGGCAAGAAGAGGAGACGCTCTCCATCCCCACCCAGCACCCCTGCGGAGTCTCGAAAAAAGGGCAAGAAAGG gAATCCTGGAGCACAGTGGAGGCGCCGTGGACATCAAAATGATGACGAGCAGGATGAAGACCTCACAAAGGACCTGGAAGATCCCTCCCCTGTGCCAGGAATGGAAGAAGTTACATTGCCAAAAAATG TCAATCAGAAAAAGGACAGTGAGAACACACCAGTGAAGGGTGGAACTGTTGCAGATTTGG ATGACCATGAAGATGATTCAGTAGCGTCTGGTGGCAAG GAGGATGATGAACAGGGCAAAACAGAGGTCAATCGTCTGATCGACTCTGAGGACAATGTGACTGAGCAAACCCATCACATCATTATCCCCAGCTATGCTGCCTGGTTTGACTACAACAG TATACACGAAATTGAGAGACGTGCCCTGCCAGAGTTCTTTAATGGCAAAAACAAATCTAAGACTCCAGAGAT ATATCTGGCTTATCGTAACTTCATGATTGACACATACCGGCTGAATCCTCAGGAGTACCTGACCTCCACCTCCTGCAGGAGGAACCTCACTGGAGATGTGTGTGCGGTCATGAG AGTTCATGCCTTCTTGGAGCAGTGGGGGCTGGTAAACTACCAGGTTGATGCTGAGAGCAGACCCCTACCAATGGGCCCTCCACCAACGCCACATTTCAACGTTCTAGCTGATACTCCCTCTGGTTTGGTGCCGCTGCACCACCGCCCCCCACAG GTTCCCCCTGCTCAGCAGATGCTGAACTTCCCAGAAAAGGGCAAAGACAAGCCAAGTGACTTGCAGAACTTTGGCCTCCGTACAGATATTTACTCAAAGAAGAATCCCAAG GGTAAAGGGGCTGCAGGTGGCAGAGACTGGACTGAGCAAGAAACATTGCTTCTGTTGGAG GCTCTGGAGATGTATAAGGATGATTGGAATAAGGTTTCGGAGCATGTCGGAAGCCGTACACAAGATGAGTGCATCTTGCACTTCCTGCGGCTACCCATAGAAGATCAATACCTGGAGAGCTCTGAAGCCTCGCTAGGCCCTCTAGCTTACCAGCCGATCCCCTTCAGCCAATCAGGAAATCCTGTCATGAGCACTGTTGCGTTCCTCGCCTCTGTGGTCGACCCACGTGTGGCGGCCGCTGCTGCCAAAGCAGCTCTGG AGGAGTTCTCCCGTGTGCGTGAGGAGGTTCCCACGGAACTGGTGGAGGCTCATGTGAAGAAGGTGCAGGAGGCCGCACGCAGCACAGGAAAAGTGGACCCTGCGTTCGGCCTGGAGAGCAGTGGCATTGCTGGCACAGCCCCTGAGGAGCCAGAGAAAACAG AACCTACAGAGCCTGAGAAGATGGAAACAGACTCGGACTCCCAGCAGCCTGATAAG GCGGAGGCGAAGGATGAAGCTGAGAAGCCCAGTGAGTCTGCAGAAAAGCCTACAGAGGCAGAGAAGGAAAAGAGTGAGACTACAGAGAAATCTGAGCcacaggaagaggaagagagTGAGGGGGGAGAACCCAAGACAGCAG AGAAAGACAAAGAGGAGGACATGGAGACCACAGAGGAAGGGAAGGAGGGTGAGGAGGAGCAGgaggaaggaaagaaaaagcTTGAGTTGGATATCGGAGAGGGCAACATCGCCACTGCTGCCGCTGCTGCTCTGGCCTCTGCTGCCACCAAGGCAAAG cACCTGGCTGCGGTGGAAGAGAGGAAGATCAAATCTCTTGTGGCTCTCCTGGTAGAAACTCAGATGAAGAAGCTGGAGATCAAACTCCGACACTTTGAGGAGCTGGAGACCATCATGGACCGTGAGAAGGAAGCC CTGGAGCTCCAGAGGCAGCAGCTTTTGACAGAGCGACAGGCGTTCCACATGGAGCAGCTGAAGTACGCGGAGATGAAGGCTCGTCAGCAGATGGAGCAGCAGGCAGCCGCACAGCAGAACGCAGGAGGACATCATGGACCTCCTCCACACGGCCCACCTCCTGGCATGCACCCTGGACACCCAGGACATCCCGGGCACCCCGGCCCCGGATATCCCCCCATGCACCACGCCATGGGTCCCCACCATGCTCCTCAGACAG GACCAATGGTTGGACCAGGCCAGCCCATGCCAGGTCAACCAATGCCAGGCCGAATGATGCCTGGACCTCCCCCAGTTGGACCCCCACAAAGTGGCATGCCCCCCATGATGGGACCTCGACACCCTGGACCACCCAACGGCATGT ACCCAGGTCCTCCACCTCCAACCGCACAGCCTGATGGGATGCCCCCTGGCCCAGTGGGACCTCCTGCACCTGCGCCCGCGCCCCCCCCTCGTGCTGCTGAAAATTAA